The stretch of DNA TGCGATGGAGCGTATTTGGTTGTTTTGGGCAGTTACACCTATGCCAGCACCAGCTAATGCAGCCACCACCAGGAGCCCCACAGACACGGGCTTTATTGCAAGTATCGACTTGGGAATGATTGCCATAGCAATGTCGTACACCCAAACTGAACCGATGACTACCAGTGGGAGCGCCATAACGGGAAGCAACGCCGCCGGCCGGTTGCTATCGTTGAAGAAAACACCGGTAATGGCATGCCGGAGCGGCTCAGCAGGGAAGCTTGAGACAACCACAAAGAACATGGCACCCACCAGGTAGACACCTAGTACCCACATTTGGCGGCGTCGTACGCAAACCGCTACCAGACCAATGACCGTCAGTATCAGAACAGGCCATGACAGCGTAATGTGCAGCGGCGACGTGGCCAAAACCTCTCGCAGGGCTATGGGGATAGTTTGCGTAGGAGGCCAGCTTGACCCCGCCACGCTAGGGCGTATGCGGTCCCAAGCCAGAACGAACACCACAAGATAGGCAACCACACCCACCGCTGCGATACCCACAAAACGGCGTGAAAGTTTACCTTGGCGGTGAAGGACCAGACAGCGGATCATCCAGAAGAGCGCCATCGGAACCACGAACGCCGCCAAGGCCATCAGTATGTTTGGGTGGGCCAGTGCCAACCCTGGAGCCCCGATAGCAAGGATGAGGCTACCTTGCAATATTCCAGGACGCGGCGCTACAGAGATCTTGAGAACGTCCGCCACCAGCCCTATAAATGCTGGAAGTAGCGCGATTGCTAGGAAGTTCGGGTAGAGCACGCCCCAATCCACCGCAAGGTATGGGAACGCTCCAAAGGCGCCAGCCATGACACCGGTCATCCACAAAATGGCCGGACGAGTTCCAGCGACACGGCTCGCAAGATACATCGAGGACACGGTCCACACTAGAGCTCCGATTACCATATTGACCGAATTGACGGCAACAGGAATCGGAACATTTGTGATCTGGATGGTCAAAGCTACCAGATTATGCCAAGCAAAGGNGTAGACCCCTGAAGGGCCATTTTGAACCATGCTGCCAACCGCAAAAGCCGATCCATTGCCCGACTCGAGAATGGCACGAACAGCGCTCAAGTGATAGACATTGTCGTAGGTCTGGGAGATGTTCCCGGGCGCAACAAACATCTGCATGAACCGGAGAGTAATAACTGTCCCGCCGAACAGCACACCGCCAAGCGTGGCGATGAGAATGCCAGTTGACGATCCACTCCATGGCGTCTTCGCTGACCGAACCCCACGCAATCTAACGAAATACCGGATCCNCCAGGCGAATGCCGAGACACCCAAAGTCAGAGCGGCCAGCACCAATGGGTTCCAGCGGATGTGGACAATGTTGGCGGCAATCGGACCGAGAACTGCGAGCGATACTGACAGAGNGGCTGCCGCGGCCAGCCAAGTAAGGCNCCTGGCACCCAGCGCCCTGGCCAAAATCGCGCCAGGAACAAAGATAACTAAGACGGCAGCCAAAANAGTCGGAACTGTCTGTAACCAAGTCATGTAAGTACCGTCAATCTCATCAAAGCTCTGTGTCTCGTCGTTTTCGTGGGATGCAGTGGGCGTCAACCACAGTAAAGATGTCATCCCATAGGGCCGTGGCATATCCAAACAGCCTACGCGCTTGCGGCGCCGCGGGACCGCAAAACTACCGGGAATGCAAGGATGATCACCAACACCAACCCAGAAACACACCGCTGAGGCGACTGTAATTCCTTGACCTACGAGGACCCTGCGTAGCCGTTCGGATTGTTTTCTTGCCAACGCCAATGATCAGCGCACATCTGAGCCAGGTCCCGGTGTGCTGACCAACCAAGATCTGCCAATGCCGCCGATGGATCAGCGTAGCTGACTGCGGCATCGCCGGGACGGCGCGCAGCGAACTCAAACGAGATGGGCTTTCCTGCTGCATCCCCAAAGGCCCGTATGACTTCCAGCACGGAGGAGCCATTGCCCGTGCCCAGGTTCCAGGTGAAGACGCCTTGGTGGCTGCTCAGGTAATCCAGTGCGGCGAGGTGGCCGGCAGCGAGATCCATGACGTGGATGTAATCGCGCACACCGGTGCCATCCGGCGTCGAATAGTCATTGCCGAAAACCATAACTTNTTCGCGGCGTCCCACGGCCACCTGCGCCACGAACGGCAATAGGTTGTTGGGAATGCCGGTGGGGTCCTCACCGATGCGTCCGGATTCGTGTGCCCCAACGGGGTTGAAGTAGCGCAGCAGGGCCACCCGCCAGGTGGAATCGGCAGCACCCAAGTCGGTAAGAATGTCCTCTATTTGCTCCTTGGTACGCCCATACGGGTTGGTGGCGTCAAGGGGCATCTNTTCAATCAGCGGCACTTCTTCGCTGGCTCCGTACACCGTGGCAGAGGAGCTGAACACCAGCGAGCGGACACCGTGCTTGTCCATGGAGGCGAGCAGGTTCAACGTTCCCACAATGTTGTTCTGGTAGTACCGCAACGGTTCTGCCACAGACTCCCNCACAGCCTTCAACCCAGCAAAGTGAATGACCGAGTCAAAGCCCGAGGAGGTAAAGAGGGCATCAACACCGCTGGCGTCGAGCAGGTCAAGCTCAACAAACTCAGGGCGCCTGCCTGTAAGCTCCTGGACCCGCTTCAATGATTCCGGTGAGGAGTTCGCCAGATTATCCAGAACGACGACGTCGTGCCCGGCTTCCAGCAGACAAAGCACCATGTGCGAGCCGATGTAACCGGCACCGCCTGTGACCAGAACTTTCATGGTTTCCATTTCTACTTATCCAAATATTCGCGCAGGCGTCGTTGCGACGGGGCTGGGGTGAATCCTGTGGCTTTGATGCGTGCCAGGTCAAGGGTGCTGTGCAGTGGCCGGGGTGCAGCGTCCTTGCCCTTGAAGTACTCTTCGGTACTGACTCCGGTCACGGCGTTGCGGTCAGCCCCGCTGAGGGCGTACACATCGGCGGCGATCTCTGCCCAGGACTGTGGTTCACCGTCGTTACTGAGGTTGTAGAGGCCATAGCCTGCCCCTGAGTCCAGGAGATGTTTGATGCCTGCGGCAATGTCCTGGGTGAAGCTCAGACGCCCTACCTGGTCATTGACCACGGCAGGTTCGATCCCGCGGGCGGCCANGGAGGCCATGGTGCGCACGAAGTTAGTGCCTTCACCAATGACCCAACTAGTGCGCACAATGTAGTGCCGGGGCGTTGTGGAGACGATGGCGTCCCCAGCTGCCTTGGATTGGCCGTAAACCCCAAGAGGTGTCAGTGCTTCATCCTCGGCATGGACTTCGCTGGTCCCATCGAAAACGTAGTCGCTGGAAACATGGACCAAGGTGATGCCGTGGCTGGTGGCAACTTTAGCAAGGTTCGCCACAGCCGTGACGTTGATGGCCCACGCACGCTGGCGTCCCTCTGGCGTCTGTGCCGTATCTACCCNCGTGTAGGCGGCGGCGTTGATGATGGTGGAGTAATTCTTCCAATTCCGTCCCGTGTAGGACGATTCAGCGCAGAGGTCGAAGTCGGCGCGGGTGGCGAAGTCAACGTTCGCCTGATCCGCGTAGGCGCTGCGCAGGGCTTTGCCGAGTTGTCCGTCAGCACCTAAGACCAGGATCTTCTGTGGCGCCATCGGGATGACCTCACCCAGACGCGGGTGTGCCTTGTCCTTATCAGAGAGCTCTGCCTGCTCCAAAGGGATGGGCCAGTGGATGGCCGCACTCTCATCGGCGAGGTTCAAGAAAGTGTACTGACCCTGCGCATCAGCGGACCAATGATCATTAACGAGGTAGGTGTAGGCGGTGGTATCTTCTAGGGTTTGGAAGGCGTTGCCCACACCGCGCGGGATGAAAATGGCGTGTGAGGGATCAAGCTCAGCGGTGAAGACCGTACCGAAAGACTCGCCTTCGCGTAGGTCAACCCAGGCACCAAAGATCTTCCCGGTGGCCACGGAAATGAACTTGTCCCACGGCTCGGCATGGATACCGCGCGTAGTACCCGCTTNTTCATTGAAAGAAATATTGTTCTGTACCGGAGCGAAATNCGGCAGGCCCAGCGCCAGCATTTTCTCCCGCTGCCAATTTTCTTTAAACCAACCCCGGTTATCCCCATGCACGGGTAGCTCATATAGGAGCACACCGGGAATGGGCGTTTGCGTGGCCGTGAGCTTCTTGGAGAACTCGATCGTCATCGTTACTGACCCTGTTCCTTGTATTTTGCTTCGGTTGCAGCCTTCTGCGGGCGCCACCAAGACTCGTTGTCCCGGTACCACTTAATGGTGTCCTCGATACCAGCATCAAAGTTTGCAAACGACGGGCTCCAGCCCAGTTCAGTGCGCAACTTCGTAGACTCAATGGCGTAACGCAGATCATGACCGGGACGGTCAATGACGTGATCGTACGCATCCGCGGGCAGGCCCATGTGGGTGAGAATCAGTTCAACCACGTCCTTGTTATTCTTCTCACCATCAGCACCAATGAGGTAGGTCTGGCCCATACGGCCCTTTTCTAAGATCGCCAACACCGCAGAAGAGTGGTCATTGGCGTGGATCCAGTCCCGCACATTCTCGCCCTTGCCGTAGAGCTTAGGCCGGATACCATCGATCACGTTAGTGATCTGGCGCGGAATAAACTTCTCCACGTGCTGGTAAGGGCCGTAGTTGTTCGAGCAATTACTGATCGTGGCTTGGAGCCCGAAGGAACGCACCCAGGCACGCACCAACATGTCAGAGCCGGCCTTAGTGGACGAATACGGACTCGAGGGTGCATAAGCTGTCTCCTCGGTAAACCGCTGCGGGTCATCCAATGCAAGATCCCCGTACACCTCATCGGTGGAGATGTGATGGAAGCGCGTGTTGTTCTTCCTAGCCGCTTCAATCAGCGTGTACGTGCCAATGATGTTCGTCTCCAGGAACGGGCGCGGATCATGCAACGAATTATCATTGTGCGACTCAGCCGCATAATGCACCACCGCATCAGTACCAGCTACCAAGGAATCAACCAAAGCAGCATCACAAATATCGCCCTGCACAAACGTGAAACGCTCCGCAGGCAGCCCCTCAAGGGACACCACATTCCCGGCGTAAGTCAGCTTATCCAACACAGTCACATGCATGTCGGTATTTTCAAGGACGTAATGAACAAAATTGGAACCGATGAACCCGGCACCGCCGGTCACAAGGAGTTTTCGCATTAGGCCAGCATACGGGCACGCTCTTGCACCGGCCCAAATACCCACGCTGGCGAGGTGCAGCAATGGATCCATTATTTAGCGCCGGGAGCATCCACAACATTCCAAAGCCGGTGGCATGGGCGTCCTGAGTGTTGGCGAAAATCTGCCTAGTGGCAAGGAATCCTGACTTTGCCGCCGTGAGGTAAACTATCTACGCACCACAATGGAGGAACATCTTGAAGAAACTCTGGGCGAACATCGCCCTAGCAACGGCCTGTGTAACCTTGGTTTCCGGATGTACCATCACGGATGAGACGGCCCCACACCTGCCCCAATTGCTAGTGTGACACCGCAACCGACGGTCCAAAACTATCCGGTTGCCACAAACGCCGTGGATACGAAGCTTGTCATAACGACTCTCGACGGAAATGGCCTAGAAGTCAGCACACGTCAACTTTCATGTTCGGGCACCACGGCTGTCAGCCCTACTAATATCCCTGATGCCGATGCAGCGTGTGAAGTCATCGAAAGCTCTCCCAAATATTCCACACAGAACCCAAGCCCACAGATGACAAGAAATGCACTGATACCGGCAACCAAGTAATTGCCGACGTGTTTGGTGAATCACACGGAAAACACATTCGTGTCTCGTTCCTGCGGAACAACCTGTGCAATACCAAGGTTTGGGACAGCATCACTCCTGTGATTGGACTCGGCTAGCAGTGTCACCGGCCACATCCCGCAAGGGAAAGAGTCTGTCATTTGTTGGTTTGTCCTCCCTGGTTGCAGCGGCCTGTGGATATTTGGTCCTCATCGTTGCCTCGCGCAACTTGACNCCCAGTGAGAACGCCAATTTCCTCGCCTTTTGGGGCGTGCTGTTGGGGTTGTTTGGTATCTTGACCGGACTCATGACCGAAGCCACCCGGGCCGTCAAATCACGATCCATGAATGCCAGCCACCAACCTCATGCTGGCGCTCCCGTTCTGCCAGTCTCGCTCCTGATCGGAGCTACAGGTGCACTNTTGGTGGCCCTGAGCACGCCTGCGTGGCTACCCTCGCTAATCCCCAACGCTCCNCCACTGCTCTGGCTGGGCATTGCCCTGGCAGTGTTGTTGTATTCCGGTCATATTGGCTTGGCAGGCGCCTCGGCAGGCTTAGAACGTTGGGGAACCTACTCTGCCTTGGCAGCCACCGAATCCGTGCTGCGCTTGCTGGTCATGGCAGCAGCCGCCTTCCTCGGTGGAAGTCTGGCAGGCCTTGAATTCGGCGCTTTGGCTGGCACGCTTGTATGGCTCTACTTTGCTATTGTCACCAAAGGTGGGCGTACCGCTTTGCGTGCCCGCGCTGATGTGGGGATACGCGCTTATATTGTTCGCTGTTGTCTTGCAATGGCTACGGCGGCCGCAACGGCTATTTTGATCACAGGTTTTCCTGCTGTTATCAAAATTGCGGCCAACCCGGCAGACTTTGCCTTGGCGGCTCCACTTCTATTGGCGGTGTCCTTGACGAGGGCTCCGATCATGATCCCCTTACAGGCTTTCCAAGGCGTTGTCATGACCTCCCTCATCCATTCACAGCAACCAGTTCACCGGGTTCTTGCCAAGCCATTTGCAGCAATTCTTGGTCTGGGTGTGATTGGCGGTCTNTTGGCCGCGGTGGTGGGCCCGTACATTATGCTAATTTTCGGTCCCGATTACATAGTTGACGGATGGCTGCTGGGCGCGTTGACTTTNGCTGCTGCGTTCCTTGCTATTTTGACGCTCACAGGAACTGCTGCCATGGCTCTTGGCCGGCACCGCCTCTATCTTGCTGGCTGGGTGGTTGCGACGCTCGTGTCAGTGTCGATTCTTTTCATCCCCGGTGCTCTGGCCCAGACAGTAGTACTGAGTCTNTTCATTGGCCCCATTGTTGGTTCCATTGTTCATGCTGTGGGCGTCCTGCGCAGCGGGCAACAAATGGCTGTGGTCTCATCAACTCCAAAGGATTCGATCCATGACTAACTTTCCTCAAGTCTCCATTGTCATGCCATGTTTCAACGCAGCTCTGACGGTGGAGCGCGCCATCAAAAGTGTCCTTACTCAGACTTTCACTGATTTTGAACTGATCATTGTCAACGACGCTTCAACGGATAACACCGTTGATGTCATTAACTCCATCATCAACGGAAGCGATGACGGGCGCATCCAGGTGATTGATTTAGCAGAAAATGTTGGCCCTTCCGGTGTGCGTAACGCTGCATTGCGGATGGCTTCTGGGGCCTTCGTGGCTTTCTTGGATTCCGACGACGAATTTCTCCCTGGCTTCCTTGACCACCATGTATCTGCACTCGGAAATGACATCGATATTTCCATTGCAGGACACTTCGTAGTTCGCCCTAACGGAAGCGAAACGCCTCGTCACAGCCGCTTCATTGGTCAGAGCACAGGTTTA from Arthrobacter polaris encodes:
- a CDS encoding DUF6541 family protein, with translation MTSLLWLTPTASHENDETQSFDEIDGTYMTWLQTVPTXLAAVLVIFVPGAILARALGARXLTWLAAAAXLSVSLAVLGPIAANIVHIRWNPLVLAALTLGVSAFAWXIRYFVRLRGVRSAKTPWSGSSTGILIATLGGVLFGGTVITLRFMQMFVAPGNISQTYDNVYHLSAVRAILESGNGSAFAVGSMVQNGPSGVYXFAWHNLVALTIQITNVPIPVAVNSVNMVIGALVWTVSSMYLASRVAGTRPAILWMTGVMAGAFGAFPYLAVDWGVLYPNFLAIALLPAFIGLVADVLKISVAPRPGILQGSLILAIGAPGLALAHPNILMALAAFVVPMALFWMIRCLVLHRQGKLSRRFVGIAAVGVVAYLVVFVLAWDRIRPSVAGSSWPPTQTIPIALREVLATSPLHITLSWPVLILTVIGLVAVCVRRRQMWVLGVYLVGAMFFVVVSSFPAEPLRHAITGVFFNDSNRPAALLPVMALPLVVIGSVWVYDIAMAIIPKSILAIKPVSVGLLVVAALAGAGIGVTAQNNQIRSIAAKTTIDYTYSPKSMLLSPDELTLLRRAVGIIPKDATVIAQPATGASLFYALEGSKVILPAISSLQSPPIRTLLAHLPELDSNPAVCEAVRDLNSFYVFDFGSRQVSNLGMPFPSSEALANTVXLTLIAEEGPAKLYRIDGCQ
- the galE gene encoding UDP-glucose 4-epimerase GalE, with the translated sequence MKVLVTGGAGYIGSHMVLCLLEAGHDVVVLDNLANSSPESLKRVQELTGRRPEFVELDLLDASGVDALFTSSGFDSVIHFAGLKAVXESVAEPLRYYQNNIVGTLNLLASMDKHGVRSLVFSSSATVYGASEEVPLIEXMPLDATNPYGRTKEQIEDILTDLGAADSTWRVALLRYFNPVGAHESGRIGEDPTGIPNNLLPFVAQVAVGRREXVMVFGNDYSTPDGTGVRDYIHVMDLAAGHLAALDYLSSHQGVFTWNLGTGNGSSVLEVIRAFGDAAGKPISFEFAARRPGDAAVSYADPSAALADLGWSAHRDLAQMCADHWRWQENNPNGYAGSS
- a CDS encoding bifunctional dTDP-4-dehydrorhamnose 3,5-epimerase family protein/NAD(P)-dependent oxidoreductase — protein: MTIEFSKKLTATQTPIPGVLLYELPVHGDNRGWFKENWQREKMLALGLPXFAPVQNNISFNEXAGTTRGIHAEPWDKFISVATGKIFGAWVDLREGESFGTVFTAELDPSHAIFIPRGVGNAFQTLEDTTAYTYLVNDHWSADAQGQYTFLNLADESAAIHWPIPLEQAELSDKDKAHPRLGEVIPMAPQKILVLGADGQLGKALRSAYADQANVDFATRADFDLCAESSYTGRNWKNYSTIINAAAYTXVDTAQTPEGRQRAWAINVTAVANLAKVATSHGITLVHVSSDYVFDGTSEVHAEDEALTPLGVYGQSKAAGDAIVSTTPRHYIVRTSWVIGEGTNFVRTMASXAARGIEPAVVNDQVGRLSFTQDIAAGIKHLLDSGAGYGLYNLSNDGEPQSWAEIAADVYALSGADRNAVTGVSTEEYFKGKDAAPRPLHSTLDLARIKATGFTPAPSQRRLREYLDK
- the rfbB gene encoding dTDP-glucose 4,6-dehydratase is translated as MRKLLVTGGAGFIGSNFVHYVLENTDMHVTVLDKLTYAGNVVSLEGLPAERFTFVQGDICDAALVDSLVAGTDAVVHYAAESHNDNSLHDPRPFLETNIIGTYTLIEAARKNNTRFHHISTDEVYGDLALDDPQRFTEETAYAPSSPYSSTKAGSDMLVRAWVRSFGLQATISNCSNNYGPYQHVEKFIPRQITNVIDGIRPKLYGKGENVRDWIHANDHSSAVLAILEKGRMGQTYLIGADGEKNNKDVVELILTHMGLPADAYDHVIDRPGHDLRYAIESTKLRTELGWSPSFANFDAGIEDTIKWYRDNESWWRPQKAATEAKYKEQGQ